The proteins below come from a single Fusarium verticillioides 7600 chromosome 3, whole genome shotgun sequence genomic window:
- a CDS encoding 2-isopropylmalate synthase, with translation MTMLKEPWKKYKPFNPPKLPNRTWPDKTIEKAPRWLSSCLRDGNQSLPDPMNGEEKWRYFKMLCDLGYKEIEVSFPSASQTDFDFTQRLIQTPGAVPDDVFLQVLSPCRPDLIRRTVESVRGAKNAIIHIYLATSACFRQVVFGYTEEQTLELAVECTKLVRSLTKDNPEASGTNWQFEFSPECFSDTDPDYAVRVCQAVKAAWGPDATKGDQIILNLPATVELATPNVYADLIEYFCNNIGDRQDVCISLHPHNDRGCSIAAAELAQMAGADRVEGCLFGNGERTGNVDLVTLALNLYTQGVSPNIDFSDLNSVIDMVESCTKIPVHQRAPYGGSLVCAAFSGSHQDAIKKGFQDRKAKGLGHEDPWNGMPYLPLDPRDIGRNYEAIIRVNSQSGKGGSAFIVHTKLQLDLPRGLQVAFSKVVQKKSEEVGRELLASEITSLFENTYFLNNNPHFSLVDYSITPDRSRSPAPAAHGRTQDTKDFIRIFDGVLLVNGKELKLRGRGNGPISSMVSALKELNIEFDVNDYKEHAIGEGRGVKAASYIECKPVGSKQSVWGVGIHEDVVQSSLIALLSAASNFVTSRPASPVQKATDAPAPQETPSVVSILEEKANGM, from the exons AAGCTGTCTGCGCGATGGTAACCAGAGTCTGCCCGATCCCATG AACGGCGAGGAGAAGTGGCGAtacttcaagatgctctgCGATCTAGGCTacaaggagattgaggtcTCTTTCCCTTCTGCCTCCCAAACCGACTTCGACTTCACCCAGCGCCTGATCCAGACCCCAGGAGCTGTCCCCGACGACGTCTTCCTACAAGTCCTGTCTCCCTGCCGACCCGATCTCATTCGCAGAACCGTCGAGTCTGTCCGCGGAGCTAAGAACGCCATCATTCACATCTATCTTGCCACAAGCGCATGCTTCCGTCAAGTAGTCTTTGGCTACACTGAGGAGCAGACCCTGGAGCTTGCTGTAGAGTGCACCAAGCTGGTCAGATCTCTGACAAAGGATAACCCCGAGGCTTCTGGCACCAACTGGCAATTCGAGTTCTCTCCTGAGTGCTTCTCAGACACAGACCCTGACTACGCTGTGAGAGTCTgccaggctgtcaaggctgcttgGGGACCTGATGCGACCAAGGGCGACCAGATCATCCTGAACCTCCCCGCCACAGTGGAACTGGCGACACCCAACGTCTACGCCGATCTGATCGAATACTTCTGCAACAACATTGGCGACAGACAGGATGTTTGTATCTCTCTGCATCCCCACAACGACCGTGGATGCagtattgctgctgctgagcttgctCAAATGGCCGGCGCTGACCGAGTAGAGGGTTGTCTGTTCGGTAACGGCGAGCGAACCGGAAACGTCGATCTCGTCACTCTGGCTCTTAACCTGTACACACAAGGTGTCAGCCCTAACATTGACTTCTCCGACCTGAACTCAGTCATCGACATGGTCGAGTCATGCACCAAGATCCCCGTCCACCAACGTGCTCCTTACGGCGGCAGCCTGGTATGCGCTGCTTTCTCTGGCAGCCACCaagatgccatcaagaagggtTTCCAGGAccgcaaggccaagggtcTGGGCCACGAGGACCCCTGGAACGGCATGCCCTACCTACCCCTGGACCCTCGAGATATCGGTCGCAACTACGAGGCCATCATCCGTGTCAACTCTCAGTCTGGAAAGGGAGGAAGCGCTTTCATCGTGCACACCAAGCTCCAGCTTGATCTCCCCCGTGGTCTCCAAGTCGCTTTCTCCAAGGTcgtccagaagaagagcgaggaggTCGGACGCGAGCTGCTAGCCAGCGAGATCACTTCTCTGTTTGAGAACACATacttcctcaacaacaaccctcATTTCAGCCTGGTGGACTACAGCATCACCCCTGACCGATCACGATCTCCTGCCCCCGCAGCCCACGGCAGGACCCAAGACACCAAGGACTTTATCCGTATTTTTGATGGCGTCCTGCTGGTGAATGGCAAGGAGTTGAAGCTGCGTGGCCGTGGTAACGGTCCCATTTCCAGCATGGTTTCCgccctcaaggagcttaACATCGAGTTTGATGTCAATGACTACAAGGAGCACGCCATTGGCGAGGGACGCGGTGTCAAGGCTGCCTCATACATCGAGTGCAAGCCCGTTGGTAGCAAGCAGTCAGTATGGGGTGTTGGCATCCACGAGGATGTGGTACAGAGTTCTCTGATCGCTCTCCTGAGCGCAGCTAGCAAC TTCGTCACTAGCAGACCCGCCAGTCCTGTTCAGAAGGCCACTGatgctcctgctcctcaagagaCCCCTAGTGTGGTGTCAAttctggaggagaaggccaatgGCATGTAA